Within Mobula birostris isolate sMobBir1 chromosome 12, sMobBir1.hap1, whole genome shotgun sequence, the genomic segment TTCGACACAGAGCACAGTTGGAGTCTGGAACATGCTGCTTGAAGAGGCAGTGAAAGTAGATAGTCTCACTTAAGTACTTGGGCAGGCACTAGAAATGCTAAGGCATAAAAAATTATGGACTAATGCAGGTAACTGGGATTAGTGTAGAAATGTGCAGGAAGTGTCAAGGAGatgatgggctgaggggcctatttctatgctgtatcacTTTATGACAGGGCAACacagcagtgtagcagttagcacagcacttcacagtgccagtgatcacagattggggttcaatttccactgctgtctgtaagaagtttgtacattttcttcGTGatcgcttgggtttcctctgtgagctttgatttcctcccacattccaaagacatgaggTTAGGTTtaaggttagtgagttctgggcatgctttgttggcgcAGGAAGTGTGGTGGCATTTGGGACTGTGTCCCGGACTGTGTTGATTGTTGACTCAAAatgaggcatttcactgtatgtatcaatgtttattgaattgaattgactttattacttacaagaggtgattgataagttcgtgaacTGAAGTAGAATGAGttgattttagaaaacctagcacatttatttttcaacgtagtcccctcctacatttacacacttagtccagcggttgtggagcatacggaacttggacctccagaaagtgtccacagcaggggtgattgataagctcgtggcctaaggtggaagacgatgagttattaacttcaaactttctgcataatcactcaaagagctgacctgcatgtgcatgtaacgagagctgtataactcatctccttctaccttaggtcacgaacttaacaattacccctgctgtggacactttctggaggtccaagatccatatgctccacaactgctggactaagtgtgtaaatgtaggagggaactatgttgaaaaataaatgtgctaggttttctaaaattgactctgtctaacccaggccacgaacttatcaatcacccccccccccccgtacgtCCTtcgtatacatgaggagtaaaaatctctgttacgtctccgtctaaatttaataatttgtaataaatagtatgtacaacaggacagtcaatatagcatagaaatacaattgtatcagtgtgaattaatcaatcTGAAGGCCTGgctgaagaagctgtcccagagcctgttggtcctggcttttatgctgtggtaccctttcccggatggtagcagctgaaacagtttgtgtttggactgactcaggtcctcaatgatccttcaggccctttttacacacctgtgtcTCTGTaagtatcctgaatagtgggaagttcacatctacagatgcactgggctgtccacaccactctacagattgagggaaatacagctcccatagcagacagtgatataGTCAGTCAAgaagctctcaattgtgcccctgtagaaagcccTCAGGATTTgtggacccataccaaacttcttgaaccgtctgaggtgaaagaggcgctgtcgtgcctttttcaccacacatgtacctgtgacaaatgaagctaatcttacGGCCCTCCAGTCAGCTAAGAGTACCCAGTGATATACCCTGCACCAGGAACTTTTATTTTCTGCAGTAACCTTTGAACTGGCACCTTATCGACTGCTTTCTGCAAACCTATGTATGGTACATCCACTTGATCCTCTTTATCAATAGCACCTACTACCTCTTCAATTGAGCTACACACAAGTTACACCTGGTTTCCATTTTCATTAAACCTAGATCTTATCTGAATGACCTGCTATAAGATCTTTTAAAATAGCTTCTAACATTTTCTCTACAAAAGGTGTTAAGCTAATAGGCTTTTCATTTCCTGCTTTCTACCTCACTTTTTGAATGAAGAAGCAACACATATGAAATATCCatggacattttgggccaagagccttcattAGGAAACACTGCACTTGACAAAGCCTACACAGTCTaacgtactccttcccctcccccaccatcaccttctggcttcttccccattcctttctagtactaatgaaggatcttggcccgaaatgtcgattgtttattcattttcatagatgctgcctgacctgagtttctccagcatattgtgcctgttgctctggatttccagcatttgtagaatctCCTATGTACATATGGAATATATTCTTTCTTCCTGTGCTCGTTCTCTGTTTTGCCATTTCCCTTTTTAATAATGGTGTCAGTTGAACATTGTTCTATGGTTATATCATTTTCCTTTCCTGCGCTATTTATCCCATCCATCCTTTAATTTAAACACGCTATTCTTCACTTACTTCTCCCCTTTCCATGTACAGTGTGGTGTTTTACAACTTCACATGTGATTTAACATCTGCTCTTAATATGTCCTTCTGTAGCAGAGGATGAAATTCTGTTAATGTGCCTCTGCACTATTTTGGGGTGTTTCACAACATTATTTGCACAATATAAATAAAAGTTGTTGGaaaccatcaggctgctgttctTTGTGGATAGTGGCCTTACAACTCAACTCGGACAACTGTAAACAAGTATTATTTGTTTACAAGCTGTACAGCAGATCTACATCATTTGTCTATTCGGAGTGTTCCTGTCACTTCTCTCTTGTTATCATGGACAATGAATTATCCGCAGCTTCCAAAATGTCAGCAGCTATTCAGAGAGAGCTCTAAGAAAAAGTGGATTTTGAAACTTGTGCCTCCTCAGTTGAAAGTCAATTAGGAATGGATAGTGAATGCTGTCCTTGCCCATAACAATCAATTCCATTAATcaaaaaatgaaaacaaacctGGACAATGAAGTTTGAATATGTGTAAGGCAGGGGTCCTCAACCAGAgttcacggaccccttgctttatGGTATTGATCCGCGGCGTAAAAAAAGCTGGGAACCCTGGCTTAAGGTGCCATTGTAAGGTATCATTCTGAGATATTCCTGCTTCTGAATTACAGAAATTAAATTTATAATTTTATAATATCTGGCTACTAAATTATACCAAGAAAATTTgaaatctatttatttttattatatattctTATCTTGCAGAGGGAGTGCTGGGGAAGAAGTGAGATTTCAAAATTCAAATATCCGAATTTCGGATATTGATAACCCTCCCTTTATGGATGATCGACGTGTCTCTAGCTCCTCTTCAAATGAAAGTGATAGCAGTGGCTCTGATCAAGAATTTGTTTCAACTATCCTCATGGGAGAAAAGTACAAGTTAAAATCTGCAGGGCACAAACAGTTCAAAAAAAAGCAGCAAGGCATGAGTACAAACTCAGTATCAGCACCAAAATTTACAGAGCTTGATCTTGAGGTAGAAAACATTGCACAACAGTTGAAGGAATATCACTTTGAGACATACAGTTCCAGATCATCCCAGGATGTTGGAATTGACCAGTTGACTTTTACACAAAAGGAAGAAGCTCCTCGAGCAGCGGACCAAGATGTCTCTCAAACAACTCCCTCAAGTGGATTAAAGGATAAAGACAAACCTGCAACAAGTAATTTTACAACACAAGGTTTAAGTAAGAAGGGTGCTGCATCACTGAGAAACCTAATATCAAAATCAAAACAATGTAACCTTGTTAGTTCGTGTAGATCTGCTTCAGGGGTTGAAACTAATGTACTAGAATCACTAAGACAAACATTAAGTGAATGGAATACGGAAGAAACGTTAAGATTTCTTTATGGTTCAAACTTAAAACACAGAAGAACACAGTGCAGTTTGCCACGTCAATCATCTGATGCTACCGCACAAGAACAACTTGATGAAGATGACTTGGATAGCCTGGAAGTAGTTGAAATCACGGATCCTAATGAAAATATTAGCACGGGTGTCCAGGTGAAAGAGCCGGAGACCACTGTTAGACCATTACCAAATTTTGAACAACTAAAGCAGGAATCTGAATTTCTTCAGCTGAAAGTCAGAGAGTTTTATAAAGGGCAGTATGTTTTGCCTGACAACACTGAAGGCAAAAGTGAAGAACATTATCCATCCACATCTGCCGT encodes:
- the rpap2 gene encoding putative RNA polymerase II subunit B1 CTD phosphatase rpap2 isoform X3, which encodes MEEGGWRSAGRRRSKGATTARSASPGRATRSGEEARKRKAALEAALKKKRECEAKALHIVERLLEVNVTEEFLLDCMKFITAAHYQDLVEERSIIERCGYPICQNVLGNVPKQQYKISTKTNRVYDITERKHFCSNFCYKASKYLEAQIPNDPLWSREQERVPACRLLNEQRGSAGEEVRFQNSNIRISDIDNPPFMDDRRVSSSSSNESDSSGSDQEFVSTILMGEKYKLKSAGHKQFKKKQQGMSTNSVSAPKFTELDLEVENIAQQLKEYHFETYSSRSSQDVGIDQLTFTQKEEAPRAADQDVSQTTPSSGLKDKDKPATSNFTTQGLSKKGAASLRNLISKSKQCNLVSSCRSASGVETNVLESLRQTLSEWNTEETLRFLYGSNLKHRRTQCSLPRQSSDATAQEQLDEDDLDSLEVVEITDPNENISTGVQVKEPETTVRPLPNFEQLKQESEFLQLKVREFYKGQYVLPDNTEGKSEEHYPSTSAESREEEPVLPLVDSEARNQIRKRIVLDALKKVLPKLLAPFQLSMSDIFYELNSLVKTFRLTNKNIIHRTPEWTLIAVVLLSVFDRIQGKYLILLMEWLCSNDRWKLRTRAKLNLIFIRLTAL
- the rpap2 gene encoding putative RNA polymerase II subunit B1 CTD phosphatase rpap2 isoform X2, whose product is MEEGGWRSAGRRRSKGATTARSASPGRATRSGEEARKRKAALEAALKKKRECEAKALHIVERLLEVNVTEEFLLDCMKFITAAHYQDLVEERSIIERCGYPICQNVLGNVPKQQYKISTKTNRVYDITERKHFCSNFCYKASKYLEAQIPNDPLWSREQERVPACRLLNEQRGSAGEEVRFQNSNIRISDIDNPPFMDDRRVSSSSSNESDSSGSDQEFVSTILMGEKYKLKSAGHKQFKKKQQGMSTNSVSAPKFTELDLEVENIAQQLKEYHFETYSSRSSQDVGIDQLTFTQKEEAPRAADQDVSQTTPSSGLKDKDKPATSNFTTQGLSKKGAASLRNLISKSKQCNLVSSCRSASGVETNVLESLRQTLSEWNTEETLRFLYGSNLKHRRTQCSLPRQSSDATAQEQLDEDDLDSLEVVEITDPNENISTGVQVKEPETTVRPLPNFEQLKQESEFLQLKVREFYKGQYVLPDNTEGKSEEHYPSTSAESREEEPVLPLVDSEARNQIRKRIVLDALKKVLPKLLAPFQLSMSDIFYELNSLVKTFRLTNKNIIHRTPEWTLIAVVLLSVLAAKISQLRESLQRLSSELFVSAILKEFHIQIEELENLKNIFICHDND
- the rpap2 gene encoding putative RNA polymerase II subunit B1 CTD phosphatase rpap2 isoform X1; this encodes MEEGGWRSAGRRRSKGATTARSASPGRATRSGEEARKRKAALEAALKKKRECEAKALHIVERLLEVNVTEEFLLDCMKFITAAHYQDLVEERSIIERCGYPICQNVLGNVPKQQYKISTKTNRVYDITERKHFCSNFCYKASKYLEAQIPNDPLWSREQERVPACRLLNEQRGSAGEEVRFQNSNIRISDIDNPPFMDDRRVSSSSSNESDSSGSDQEFVSTILMGEKYKLKSAGHKQFKKKQQGMSTNSVSAPKFTELDLEVENIAQQLKEYHFETYSSRSSQDVGIDQLTFTQKEEAPRAADQDVSQTTPSSGLKDKDKPATSNFTTQGLSKKGAASLRNLISKSKQCNLVSSCRSASGVETNVLESLRQTLSEWNTEETLRFLYGSNLKHRRTQCSLPRQSSDATAQEQLDEDDLDSLEVVEITDPNENISTGVQVKEPETTVRPLPNFEQLKQESEFLQLKVREFYKGQYVLPDNTEGKSEEHYPSTSAESREEEPVLPLVDSEARNQIRKRIVLDALKKVLPKLLAPFQLSMSDIFYELNSLVKTFRLTNKNIIHRTPEWTLIAVVLLSVLGHRSLEFISSVLCKESLHILPWNASCSGFSPQTKDVPDWLRRFHNFGSPCRGCPQNSLYLLF
- the rpap2 gene encoding putative RNA polymerase II subunit B1 CTD phosphatase rpap2 isoform X5; the encoded protein is MKFITAAHYQDLVEERSIIERCGYPICQNVLGNVPKQQYKISTKTNRVYDITERKHFCSNFCYKASKYLEAQIPNDPLWSREQERVPACRLLNEQRGSAGEEVRFQNSNIRISDIDNPPFMDDRRVSSSSSNESDSSGSDQEFVSTILMGEKYKLKSAGHKQFKKKQQGMSTNSVSAPKFTELDLEVENIAQQLKEYHFETYSSRSSQDVGIDQLTFTQKEEAPRAADQDVSQTTPSSGLKDKDKPATSNFTTQGLSKKGAASLRNLISKSKQCNLVSSCRSASGVETNVLESLRQTLSEWNTEETLRFLYGSNLKHRRTQCSLPRQSSDATAQEQLDEDDLDSLEVVEITDPNENISTGVQVKEPETTVRPLPNFEQLKQESEFLQLKVREFYKGQYVLPDNTEGKSEEHYPSTSAESREEEPVLPLVDSEARNQIRKRIVLDALKKVLPKLLAPFQLSMSDIFYELNSLVKTFRLTNKNIIHRTPEWTLIAVVLLSVLGHRSLEFISSVLCKESLHILPWNASCSGFSPQTKDVPDWLRRFHNFGSPCRGCPQNSLYLLF
- the rpap2 gene encoding putative RNA polymerase II subunit B1 CTD phosphatase rpap2 isoform X4, which produces MEEGGWRSAGRRRSKGATTARSASPGRATRSGEEARKRKAALEAALKKKRECEAKALHIVERLLEVNVTEEFLLDCMKFITAAHYQDLVEERSIIERCGYPICQNVLGNVPKQQYKISTKTNRVYDITERKHFCSNFCYKASKYLEAQIPNDPLWSREQERVPACRLLNEQRGSAGEEVRFQNSNIRISDIDNPPFMDDRRVSSSSSNESDSSGSDQEFVSTILMGEKYKLKSAGHKQFKKKQQGMSTNSVSAPKFTELDLEVENIAQQLKEYHFETYSSRSSQDVGIDQLTFTQKEEAPRAADQDVSQTTPSSGLKDKDKPATSNFTTQGLSKKGAASLRNLISKSKQCNLVSSCRSASGVETNVLESLRQTLSEWNTEETLRFLYGSNLKHRRTQCSLPRQSSDATAQEQLDEDDLDSLEVVEITDPNENISTGVQVKEPETTVRPLPNFEQLKQESEFLQLKVREFYKGQYVLPDNTEGKSEEHYPSTSAESREEEPVLPLVDSEARNQIRKRIVLDALKKVLPKLLAPFQLSMSDIFYELNSLVKTFRLAAKISQLRESLQRLSSELFVSAILKEFHIQIEELENLKNIFICHDND